A portion of the Calditrichota bacterium genome contains these proteins:
- a CDS encoding PorV/PorQ family protein, which yields MRHKIISTLLILTLIIVVGSGFGQEMKKTGSSGASILKVAVGAKATALASAMTTVQGDVNQLFWNPAGIVLSAGETQVTFSYNDWIAGLNHNAFAVGHSFGNWGTFALGGMMSGVSGITANRDIQPGLEGVDYVTSATFDYNANFFALSWARNFTDKLALGATAKYYSETIDGVGVGAFAMDFGAIYKVGFRDLTIGARIQNLGQDYEYYYVPVNLPLVFSFGASYSFINSDLFGLKGYLDATKPLDSDQMVLGGIEAHLYKKLYVRSGYKFNFQSVKDEYLNRDVYYPTEATTRPSWLSKQSYNRTDEGMSIGAGLEIPYGDYRLVVDYTWTSFSVLDDVNRFSLTFKF from the coding sequence ATGAGACATAAAATAATCTCCACGCTACTCATCTTGACGCTGATCATAGTTGTGGGTAGCGGGTTTGGACAAGAGATGAAAAAAACTGGTTCGTCAGGTGCCTCAATTCTGAAAGTTGCGGTTGGCGCAAAAGCAACTGCTTTAGCCAGCGCAATGACAACGGTACAGGGCGATGTCAATCAATTGTTTTGGAACCCGGCAGGTATTGTACTGAGTGCTGGGGAAACTCAAGTGACATTCTCTTACAACGACTGGATTGCCGGCTTGAACCATAACGCTTTTGCAGTGGGTCATTCGTTCGGTAATTGGGGTACTTTTGCACTTGGCGGCATGATGTCAGGCGTAAGCGGCATTACAGCAAACCGTGACATCCAGCCGGGGCTGGAAGGCGTTGATTACGTGACTTCTGCTACATTCGACTACAATGCAAACTTTTTTGCATTGAGTTGGGCGCGTAATTTTACCGACAAACTGGCTTTGGGCGCAACTGCGAAGTACTACAGTGAAACTATTGACGGCGTCGGAGTCGGCGCATTTGCCATGGACTTTGGAGCAATTTACAAAGTTGGCTTCAGAGACCTGACAATTGGCGCCAGAATCCAGAATCTGGGACAGGATTATGAATATTATTATGTCCCGGTCAACCTACCGCTGGTCTTTAGCTTTGGAGCGTCGTACAGCTTCATCAATTCTGACCTGTTTGGTCTCAAAGGCTATCTGGATGCGACCAAACCTCTGGATAGCGACCAGATGGTTCTCGGTGGTATTGAAGCTCATCTGTACAAGAAATTGTATGTGCGCAGCGGATATAAATTTAACTTTCAGAGTGTCAAGGATGAATATCTGAATCGTGATGTTTATTATCCGACTGAAGCGACAACGCGTCCTTCGTGGTTGAGCAAACAAAGCTACAATCGTACAGATGAAGGAATGTCCATTGGCGCCGGTTTGGAGATTCCTTATGGTGATTATCGCCTGGTCGTCGATTATACCTGGACATCATTCAGCGTTCTTGATGACGTCAATCGATTCTCACTGACTTTCAAATTCTAA
- a CDS encoding carbohydrate ABC transporter permease, with translation MSLISMQKLRRKLPRIALYAFVIFFGIVMVLPFYYMIITSFKTLEDVTKVPISLLLENPTLKPYQDLLDGLAYGRFMLNSLFVAVTTTLGTLFFCTLAGYAFAKHQFRLKNFFFMLLLSTMLIPGSVLLVPGFLLMRDFGWLNTFLPLIVPGLTGAFGIFLSRQFIQEIPDALIDAAKIDGAGDFRVYWQIILPLSKPLLATLAILTFLYNWNNFISPLIFIFDESKYTLPLGLSLLQGRYTNWENVQMAGAALAIVPVLFIFFIFQKQIVKSLSSSGLKG, from the coding sequence ATGTCTTTGATTTCAATGCAAAAATTAAGACGAAAACTGCCGCGGATTGCTCTATATGCATTTGTCATTTTTTTCGGGATTGTCATGGTTTTGCCCTTCTATTACATGATAATCACTTCCTTCAAGACTCTCGAAGATGTGACAAAAGTGCCCATCAGTTTACTGCTGGAAAATCCGACGCTGAAGCCGTATCAAGATTTGCTTGATGGATTGGCTTACGGTAGATTCATGCTGAACAGTTTGTTTGTTGCTGTCACAACCACGCTGGGCACGTTGTTTTTTTGCACTTTGGCGGGCTATGCCTTTGCCAAACATCAGTTTCGGCTGAAAAATTTCTTTTTCATGCTGCTGCTTTCCACCATGCTCATTCCCGGGTCGGTGCTGCTTGTTCCCGGATTTTTGCTGATGCGAGATTTCGGTTGGCTGAATACATTTCTGCCGCTCATCGTTCCCGGTCTGACGGGAGCGTTCGGCATTTTTCTGTCGCGGCAATTCATTCAGGAAATCCCGGACGCACTTATTGACGCCGCAAAAATCGACGGCGCGGGTGATTTTCGCGTGTACTGGCAAATTATCCTGCCCCTATCAAAACCGCTGCTGGCGACGCTGGCAATTCTAACTTTTCTTTACAACTGGAACAATTTTATCTCCCCGTTGATTTTCATCTTCGATGAATCAAAATATACCCTGCCTCTTGGTCTGTCATTGCTACAGGGACGCTACACCAATTGGGAAAATGTACAGATGGCAGGAGCCGCTTTGGCAATCGTTCCGGTGCTTTTTATTTTCTTTATTTTCCAGAAACAAATTGTCAAAAGTCTCTCTTCTTCGGGCTTGAAAGGCTAA
- a CDS encoding GWxTD domain-containing protein, producing MNNYRQYVYFEKIMKVMLILVVFLTAIIPGAAFPQGKKFDFKTDFARFKTQGGDVYVEIYYSFLREGLTYRSTKDGFQAGCLLQTYIQKGGKAMRVDSLVITDFIQSLTEISATQKFTEQTNIRLNPGEYTLFSRLTDLVSKKSVVDSQSLKLAPFSAENLTMSDVQLASRITSQPKAENKFDKCGLRIMPNASLAYGTGFSKLFYYAEIYNLKFQPDKKESTFRTTYFIKDPNENIVKQVEGSVRQKPGSSAVIHGSFDLTGLISGFYTFYIEVIDDADGGKAVSKKNFSIYKPEDFIVKTAPKPIQKNQVSINEFKDMDEKSLDVYFEKIKYIALKDEKKIFKKLDRNGKINFLNEFWARRDPEPRTKINERKAQYLRLLHYAEQKFTIGQKAGWKTDRGRVLLVYGKPDEVERFPADNSHKAYQIWHYYNLLGGVNFYFVDFRQIGDYMLVHSTHPDEVQQEDWRDMYARLK from the coding sequence ATGAATAATTACCGGCAATATGTTTATTTTGAAAAAATAATGAAAGTAATGCTGATTTTAGTTGTATTTTTGACAGCGATAATTCCGGGTGCGGCGTTTCCGCAAGGAAAGAAATTCGATTTCAAAACAGATTTTGCTCGTTTCAAAACGCAAGGGGGCGACGTTTATGTGGAAATTTATTACTCTTTTTTGCGCGAAGGTTTGACCTACCGGAGCACGAAAGATGGTTTCCAGGCTGGTTGTTTGCTGCAGACTTACATTCAAAAAGGCGGCAAAGCGATGCGAGTCGATAGTTTGGTGATAACTGATTTTATTCAATCGTTGACTGAAATTTCCGCAACGCAAAAATTTACCGAGCAGACAAATATTCGGCTGAATCCGGGCGAATACACACTGTTCTCTCGATTGACTGATCTTGTTTCGAAAAAGTCGGTTGTGGACTCCCAATCGCTAAAGTTGGCGCCTTTCAGCGCAGAAAATTTGACGATGAGCGATGTTCAATTGGCATCTCGCATCACTTCACAGCCGAAAGCGGAGAATAAATTTGATAAATGCGGACTGCGCATCATGCCGAATGCTTCGTTAGCGTATGGCACCGGCTTTTCAAAATTGTTTTATTATGCGGAAATTTATAATTTGAAATTTCAGCCGGATAAAAAAGAATCAACTTTCCGCACCACCTATTTTATCAAAGACCCAAATGAAAATATTGTGAAACAGGTAGAAGGTTCAGTTCGACAAAAGCCGGGATCTTCCGCTGTCATTCATGGATCATTTGATTTGACCGGTCTAATTAGCGGTTTTTACACATTTTACATCGAAGTAATCGATGACGCTGACGGCGGCAAAGCAGTTTCAAAAAAGAATTTTTCCATTTACAAGCCGGAAGATTTTATTGTAAAAACAGCACCGAAGCCGATTCAAAAAAATCAGGTAAGTATTAATGAATTCAAAGACATGGATGAAAAATCACTCGATGTTTATTTTGAAAAAATAAAATATATCGCGTTAAAAGATGAGAAAAAAATATTCAAAAAGCTTGATCGAAACGGAAAAATTAATTTTCTTAACGAGTTTTGGGCACGCCGCGATCCAGAACCTCGAACAAAAATAAACGAAAGAAAAGCGCAATATCTCCGACTATTGCATTACGCAGAACAGAAATTTACCATTGGCCAAAAAGCCGGTTGGAAGACGGACAGAGGTCGGGTTTTGTTGGTTTACGGTAAACCCGATGAGGTTGAGAGATTCCCGGCAGATAATTCCCATAAAGCCTATCAAATTTGGCACTACTATAATTTGTTGGGAGGCGTTAATTTTTATTTTGTGGATTTCCGCCAAATTGGCGACTACATGTTAGTTCATTCGACTCATCCGGATGAAGTTCAGCAGGAAGATTGGCGCGATATGTACGCTCGACTGAAATGA
- a CDS encoding TonB-dependent receptor, translating into MSMKILHKMSIVCTIGLVMVLLFSVSAFAGLGKIAGKITDAKTGDPLPGAQIQIVGTAMGAAADENGRYFILNVPPGTYTLSVSFMGYTTEKIENVKAQLDVTTPLDVQLKETVVEGETVTVVAKRPAVDKTMTATKITFSDEVVDNVLPVNTLNEILETSVTTQSMRGANKTGVAYMIDGVNITDIMSSTGGGTDAYTNVIRNTNPMGSSTGDFQAESSVDPKGRSSAMVQTTAEITQSSVAEANVIAGTFNAEYSASAGVINIASKSGGKQYSGKLFVRSSLGGIKHKGPDCYNAIVSGNETAADLYNAHKQNLIANGNDDLAALMQWTPGAYEYGDKPRMNSEFTFGGPMTAKGNFFFAGNFLNDHGAYPGQFQRELGLSLKLNYDLSESDRVTAYGKLDDWGQLFGWTNRSYSYVYQFWLEGQPVWDRSGFVSYLKHTHTFNPSSFLETTLSYVGNEKTWGYKPVDDKLQYDNYGDWIILDTAEKANYYLNDPATRIFNTSPGNDPSYQVSGFQNQIRFGLAGYHYENLKTSTLTFASNYTNQVSFHHQLKTGVEYKLNTVDEFSHKSSVGFPDPAFKFETVDYTVNPWSFGTFIQDKIEYEGIIVNLGLRFDAYNMDTKVLDNFLEPVKFDTLANGQAIMDYANTKNSKTRQYFSPRIGISHPITDNAAMHYSWGIYTTQPNLGYWLRNYNSFANASLPAVWNSDPDPEKATAYEIGVNVALTNDFGVDVTAYYRDVRNGSATGWSIGQDKKATGTDFSLYTYYSNWGYRDSRGLELNFWKRPTAERYFGVFGLSGNLSISYAYDKASANAGNINQDPEFTNSISYKNKTPYNWDVVGFWPTYARGYNDWKGKLSLLWDFPFDVKMSTMATYRSPWRYRQQTNITNQRYEKMLNGEYFFQLDMRLTKYMTVAGIRGGLFLEILNVFDRENVLHFDNYGNSNLYETEGNPYGILNRPVDQYGSPLTGIAREMYVGFEVSF; encoded by the coding sequence ATGTCAATGAAAATTTTGCACAAAATGTCTATAGTGTGTACTATAGGCCTGGTGATGGTACTGTTATTCTCCGTGTCTGCGTTTGCCGGTCTCGGCAAAATAGCCGGCAAAATTACGGATGCGAAGACAGGAGATCCGCTGCCAGGTGCTCAGATTCAGATTGTAGGCACTGCAATGGGCGCTGCGGCAGATGAAAACGGAAGATATTTTATCTTGAATGTCCCTCCTGGCACCTATACTCTCAGCGTCAGTTTTATGGGTTATACCACTGAGAAGATTGAAAATGTCAAAGCGCAATTGGATGTGACTACACCTCTCGATGTACAGCTAAAAGAAACCGTTGTAGAGGGAGAAACGGTTACTGTCGTCGCGAAACGTCCGGCAGTGGATAAAACCATGACTGCAACGAAGATTACTTTTTCCGACGAGGTGGTTGATAATGTATTGCCAGTGAATACATTAAATGAGATCCTCGAAACTTCTGTGACGACACAGTCTATGCGTGGAGCGAACAAAACTGGTGTTGCTTACATGATCGATGGTGTAAACATCACTGATATTATGTCTTCTACGGGCGGCGGCACAGATGCGTACACAAACGTAATACGCAATACGAACCCAATGGGATCAAGCACTGGTGATTTTCAAGCAGAGTCCAGCGTTGATCCAAAAGGTCGCTCCTCAGCAATGGTTCAGACGACTGCTGAAATCACACAGAGTAGTGTTGCTGAAGCAAACGTCATTGCTGGTACATTTAACGCTGAGTATAGCGCCTCTGCTGGTGTGATTAACATTGCTTCTAAAAGCGGGGGAAAACAATATTCAGGCAAGTTGTTCGTGCGTTCAAGTTTAGGCGGCATAAAGCACAAAGGTCCTGATTGCTATAATGCTATTGTTTCGGGAAATGAAACAGCCGCTGATCTTTACAACGCGCATAAACAAAACTTAATCGCTAACGGGAATGATGATCTGGCTGCTTTAATGCAGTGGACGCCTGGTGCTTATGAATATGGCGACAAACCCCGTATGAATTCTGAATTTACATTTGGCGGGCCCATGACTGCAAAAGGCAATTTTTTCTTTGCCGGGAATTTCTTGAATGATCATGGCGCTTACCCGGGTCAATTTCAGAGAGAGCTTGGCCTGTCATTAAAGTTGAATTACGACTTGTCAGAATCCGACAGAGTTACCGCTTATGGAAAGTTGGATGACTGGGGCCAATTGTTTGGCTGGACTAACCGTTCCTATTCTTACGTATATCAATTCTGGCTTGAAGGACAGCCGGTATGGGACCGTTCCGGATTCGTCTCGTATCTGAAACATACCCATACATTTAATCCCTCCAGTTTTCTTGAAACAACACTTAGTTACGTTGGAAACGAGAAAACATGGGGATACAAACCGGTTGATGACAAGTTGCAATATGACAACTACGGTGATTGGATTATTTTGGATACTGCTGAAAAAGCGAATTATTACCTGAATGATCCGGCAACACGTATTTTTAACACATCTCCCGGAAACGATCCGAGCTATCAGGTATCCGGTTTCCAGAATCAGATTCGATTTGGGTTGGCAGGTTATCATTATGAAAATCTGAAAACCAGCACTCTTACATTTGCTTCAAACTACACAAATCAGGTGAGTTTTCATCATCAGTTGAAAACAGGTGTGGAATACAAACTGAACACTGTCGATGAATTTTCGCACAAATCGAGTGTCGGTTTCCCCGATCCGGCTTTCAAGTTTGAGACTGTTGATTACACCGTCAATCCTTGGTCATTTGGCACGTTTATCCAGGATAAGATCGAATATGAAGGCATTATCGTTAATCTCGGCCTGCGATTCGACGCTTACAACATGGATACAAAAGTGCTCGATAATTTCCTTGAACCGGTAAAATTCGACACTCTTGCTAATGGCCAGGCCATTATGGATTATGCTAACACCAAAAACAGCAAGACCCGCCAATACTTCAGTCCCCGTATTGGTATTTCTCATCCGATTACTGACAATGCCGCTATGCATTATAGCTGGGGTATTTACACCACACAACCGAATCTTGGTTACTGGTTGAGAAACTACAACTCATTCGCAAATGCATCTCTACCGGCAGTATGGAATTCCGATCCGGATCCCGAAAAAGCGACCGCGTACGAGATTGGCGTTAATGTTGCTTTGACGAACGATTTCGGCGTTGACGTGACTGCGTACTATCGTGATGTCAGAAATGGAAGCGCCACTGGCTGGAGCATTGGTCAGGATAAAAAGGCGACCGGAACTGATTTTTCGTTGTACACTTACTACAGTAATTGGGGTTACCGTGACAGCCGTGGTTTGGAACTCAATTTCTGGAAACGCCCGACTGCTGAAAGGTATTTTGGCGTATTCGGTCTTTCCGGAAATTTAAGCATATCTTATGCTTATGATAAAGCTTCAGCCAATGCTGGCAATATTAACCAGGATCCTGAATTTACTAATTCAATCAGTTACAAAAATAAGACGCCATACAACTGGGACGTTGTTGGTTTCTGGCCGACTTATGCACGCGGTTATAACGACTGGAAAGGCAAATTGTCACTATTGTGGGATTTCCCGTTTGACGTCAAAATGTCAACTATGGCGACTTACAGAAGCCCCTGGCGCTATAGACAACAAACCAATATTACAAACCAGCGCTACGAAAAAATGTTAAATGGAGAATATTTCTTTCAGCTCGACATGCGTCTGACCAAGTACATGACAGTTGCTGGAATCCGTGGCGGTTTATTTCTCGAGATCTTGAATGTATTTGATCGCGAAAATGTTCTGCACTTCGATAACTACGGAAACAGCAACCTTTATGAGACCGAAGGAAATCCCTATGGCATTTTAAATCGTCCGGTGGATCAGTACGGAAGTCCGTTGACCGGTATCGCGCGAGAGATGTACGTTGGCTTTGAGGTCTCTTTCTAA
- a CDS encoding LacI family transcriptional regulator: MKSKKKPVTLKTLAKILNLTPATISKALRDSSDISLKTRERVKQKAKELGYQPNLLARSLIRRRSNIIGVIIPNLAHSFFAEVTRGISDRARSLGYEAIIMLHDESSIIERRNLGFLSSLNVDGILIAAVPGVENNTVIESIEDRGIPFVCFDRVIDGKDFSSVTIDDKQASFILMEKLIEQGCRKITFLGPTHDLFVAKGRFEGYQEALKKHNIPYDPEYVIECGINIDDAYVRMKRLLNSGHHFDAAITISGLLAYGAGKAILEAGLSIPDDVKLGEFGDNNIVHRLGVPFITVDQKPYEMGTKSVEMIVDLVETGEKEEPPKHVFIDTKLVCHHMNNSFNGECE, from the coding sequence ATGAAAAGTAAAAAAAAGCCGGTGACTCTAAAAACGCTGGCGAAAATTCTTAACTTAACACCTGCGACGATTTCCAAAGCGTTGCGTGATAGTTCTGATATCTCGCTGAAAACGCGGGAACGAGTAAAACAAAAAGCAAAGGAACTTGGTTACCAACCGAATTTATTAGCGCGAAGTTTAATCAGACGTCGGAGCAACATCATCGGAGTCATTATTCCCAATCTCGCCCATTCATTTTTTGCTGAAGTCACCAGAGGTATTTCTGATCGCGCTCGTTCTTTGGGATATGAAGCGATTATCATGTTACACGATGAAAGTTCAATCATTGAAAGAAGAAATTTGGGGTTTTTATCATCTTTAAATGTGGATGGAATTTTAATTGCGGCAGTTCCCGGCGTGGAGAACAATACGGTTATCGAATCCATCGAAGATCGGGGTATTCCATTTGTTTGTTTCGACCGAGTCATTGACGGGAAAGACTTTTCTTCAGTAACAATCGACGATAAACAGGCTTCTTTTATTTTAATGGAAAAGTTGATCGAGCAGGGCTGTCGAAAAATTACCTTTTTGGGACCGACGCATGACTTGTTTGTCGCCAAGGGAAGATTTGAGGGCTATCAGGAGGCATTGAAAAAACACAATATTCCTTATGATCCCGAGTATGTCATCGAGTGCGGCATCAATATCGACGATGCTTATGTTCGCATGAAACGTTTGCTCAATAGCGGCCACCATTTTGACGCTGCAATTACTATCAGTGGGTTGCTGGCGTACGGAGCAGGAAAGGCAATTTTGGAAGCAGGGCTTTCCATCCCCGATGATGTAAAATTGGGTGAGTTTGGAGATAATAATATCGTTCATCGCCTGGGTGTGCCTTTCATTACTGTGGATCAAAAGCCTTATGAAATGGGTACAAAATCGGTGGAAATGATTGTCGATTTAGTTGAAACAGGGGAAAAAGAAGAGCCACCGAAACATGTATTTATTGATACAAAATTGGTTTGCCATCATATGAATAATTCATTTAATGGAGAATGTGAGTAA
- a CDS encoding MFS transporter encodes MIRFLIYLLFFLSGAAGLIYQLIWVRKLILVFGNTTYATSSILTAFMGGLALGSYLFGKYADRIKKPLKAYGYLEAGIGISAIGILFLFLPISDSLYIWAFNTFGNQAIIFNSIRFLFAIIILIIPTTLMGGTLPIISKYFIANSEDFGKRLSRLYGFNTLGAVVGAFFTGFFLIRWLGVTSSFWIAIFINLCVAGAALLLSAQKTKTVQSAKQQAKSGKKTSTAEARNQKISSYSSAATKIIISLFALSGFAALAYEVIWTRALIFFVSSTTYSFTIILVTFLVGISLGSLIVSKWIDRMKHLALWFALFEVVIAFFAILSIPLFMNLNSFQIFILGMINSNNWTQVSVLLFLSASFILLIPTICMGAVFPIVNRIYVENVKTLGKGVGNVYMANTVGAILGSFLSGFVILPLIGLNGSILFLALVNFAIGLSAIFIEKDFKTSRNRYLAFVTISTLLFVVISLMSFTSKPLFLKTAGFQNTRLLYQNDTASATISVLEKKDQINIWGKNVRYLNVNGHNTAHTTFSDMVIHKMLAHLPMLLHPAPEKALVIGFGFGNTCQSFLQYDMIKRVDCVELVADEKVTARYFQTHNKGVFDDPRFKFIVNDGRNYVLATKKKYDIISVNSVDPKFSPTLYTEEFYKLCYKKLNENGQLVAWLPIYGMNLEEIQALTQSFIKVFPNSNLWYNNPEHLLLLGFKGVYPFDIKTISERMNLPNVKSSLAEIHLDNVYSFLSTFYCGKRMLEKFSDDAPSHSDNYPLVEFSQVPTKEMIPQVYEKLAESRESILPYCVGFGSLGDAESVRAKLADFEKQAKNMMTALFTYRLYGQNPAYKEVADKAIEKMRKSIDKEEENTFNLVSFVDLVNHEDLTRDKKYFARVLKTAPEFAKAYVFMGLEAVAHADWPRALEFYEKALEINSNYPTALMSQSFVFIKTQKWEKARESLTRVIELEPENPFAHSSISQVYYMMHDYSAAILHAKMAIENFPIDANLYFNLGMMYQKNKQIPEAIAAFEEGIKIDPYDSRAIKKLDELKKMK; translated from the coding sequence ATGATTCGTTTTTTAATATATTTACTGTTTTTTTTGTCAGGCGCGGCGGGCCTGATTTATCAGTTAATCTGGGTGAGAAAGCTCATTCTGGTTTTTGGGAATACGACCTACGCCACCAGTAGCATTTTGACTGCTTTTATGGGCGGCTTGGCTCTCGGAAGTTATTTGTTCGGAAAATACGCGGACCGCATCAAAAAACCCTTGAAGGCGTACGGCTATCTCGAAGCCGGCATTGGCATTTCTGCGATTGGCATTCTTTTTCTCTTTTTGCCAATATCAGATTCGCTCTATATTTGGGCATTTAACACATTTGGCAACCAGGCGATAATTTTCAATTCAATCAGATTTTTGTTTGCCATCATTATTTTGATTATTCCCACGACGCTCATGGGTGGGACGTTGCCTATTATTAGCAAGTATTTTATTGCAAATTCCGAAGATTTTGGCAAAAGGCTGAGCCGTCTTTATGGGTTTAATACGCTCGGCGCTGTTGTTGGCGCCTTTTTTACTGGTTTTTTTTTAATTCGATGGCTTGGCGTCACATCTTCTTTTTGGATCGCCATATTTATTAATCTGTGTGTGGCGGGAGCCGCTTTGTTGCTTAGCGCTCAAAAAACGAAAACAGTTCAGAGCGCCAAACAGCAAGCGAAATCAGGGAAGAAAACGTCAACTGCGGAAGCTCGTAATCAAAAAATAAGCAGCTATTCATCGGCTGCCACAAAAATTATCATCTCGCTGTTCGCCCTTTCCGGATTTGCCGCGTTAGCCTACGAAGTAATCTGGACGCGCGCGCTCATATTTTTTGTCAGCTCCACAACCTATTCTTTCACGATTATTTTAGTTACGTTTCTGGTGGGAATTTCTCTGGGAAGCCTGATTGTTTCCAAATGGATTGATCGGATGAAACATCTCGCACTGTGGTTTGCTTTGTTTGAGGTCGTTATCGCATTTTTTGCCATCCTGTCAATCCCCCTGTTTATGAATTTAAATTCATTCCAGATTTTTATATTGGGGATGATTAATAGCAATAATTGGACTCAGGTTTCCGTTTTGCTCTTTTTGTCGGCTTCTTTTATTCTGCTAATTCCAACGATTTGCATGGGCGCTGTGTTTCCCATTGTCAACCGTATTTATGTTGAAAATGTAAAAACCCTCGGAAAAGGCGTCGGCAACGTTTACATGGCAAATACCGTGGGAGCAATTTTGGGCTCCTTCCTTTCGGGATTTGTGATTTTACCTTTGATAGGCCTGAATGGAAGCATTTTATTCCTGGCATTGGTCAATTTTGCGATTGGATTGAGCGCAATTTTTATTGAAAAAGATTTCAAAACCTCGCGGAACCGATATCTGGCATTCGTCACAATTTCAACTTTATTGTTTGTGGTGATTAGCCTGATGAGCTTTACGTCAAAACCGTTGTTTTTAAAAACAGCCGGATTTCAGAATACGCGGCTGCTGTATCAAAATGACACCGCCTCGGCAACCATTAGTGTGCTTGAGAAAAAGGATCAGATTAATATCTGGGGGAAAAATGTCAGATATTTAAATGTAAACGGGCACAACACCGCGCATACTACTTTTTCAGACATGGTCATTCATAAAATGCTGGCTCATCTTCCCATGCTGCTCCATCCTGCTCCTGAAAAGGCACTGGTCATTGGGTTCGGGTTTGGAAATACCTGCCAGTCATTTTTGCAGTATGATATGATTAAACGCGTGGATTGCGTTGAATTAGTCGCTGATGAAAAAGTTACCGCTCGCTATTTTCAAACGCACAACAAAGGCGTGTTTGATGATCCGAGATTCAAGTTTATTGTTAATGACGGCCGCAATTATGTATTGGCGACAAAGAAAAAATATGATATTATTTCTGTCAATTCCGTTGACCCCAAATTCAGCCCGACATTGTACACTGAAGAATTTTACAAACTTTGTTACAAAAAACTTAATGAAAACGGTCAATTGGTTGCCTGGCTGCCGATTTACGGCATGAATTTGGAAGAAATTCAGGCGTTGACACAAAGTTTTATCAAAGTATTTCCAAATTCCAACCTCTGGTACAATAACCCGGAACACTTATTATTACTAGGGTTCAAAGGGGTCTATCCGTTTGATATTAAAACAATTTCCGAACGCATGAATCTGCCAAATGTTAAGAGCAGTTTGGCTGAGATCCATCTGGACAATGTGTATTCCTTCTTGTCCACTTTTTATTGCGGAAAAAGAATGCTGGAAAAATTTTCGGACGATGCGCCGAGCCATAGCGATAATTACCCGCTGGTGGAGTTCAGCCAGGTTCCAACCAAAGAGATGATTCCTCAAGTTTATGAAAAACTGGCTGAAAGTCGAGAAAGTATTCTTCCCTATTGCGTTGGTTTCGGCTCACTGGGAGATGCGGAGTCCGTTCGGGCAAAACTCGCCGATTTCGAGAAACAAGCCAAAAATATGATGACAGCGCTTTTCACTTACCGTTTGTACGGACAAAATCCGGCGTACAAAGAAGTTGCGGACAAAGCGATTGAAAAGATGAGAAAATCAATTGATAAAGAAGAAGAAAATACTTTTAACTTGGTTTCATTCGTCGATCTGGTGAATCACGAAGATTTGACCAGAGATAAAAAATACTTCGCGCGTGTACTAAAAACGGCGCCTGAATTTGCCAAAGCCTATGTTTTCATGGGATTGGAAGCAGTTGCACACGCTGACTGGCCGCGCGCGCTGGAGTTTTACGAAAAGGCGCTGGAAATTAACAGCAACTATCCGACGGCGCTCATGAGCCAGAGTTTTGTTTTTATCAAAACGCAAAAGTGGGAAAAAGCCAGGGAGAGTTTAACCAGAGTCATCGAATTGGAGCCGGAAAATCCATTTGCCCATTCGAGTATTTCGCAAGTCTATTATATGATGCATGATTATTCGGCGGCGATTTTGCACGCCAAAATGGCGATTGAGAATTTTCCGATAGATGCCAATTTATATTTCAATCTGGGAATGATGTACCAAAAAAACAAGCAGATTCCGGAGGCAATCGCAGCATTCGAAGAAGGAATAAAAATCGATCCTTACGACAGTCGGGCGATAAAAAAACTGGATGAATTGAAAAAGATGAAATAA